The Acinetobacter calcoaceticus sequence TCCCATGTAAAAATAATGCAGATGATTTTTCTGATTTAACTGGCTGTTTAGTATAAATTTCAGTCCAATATCGATTCTGATAGCCAAAACCACTAGGTGTAGGTACTTGCATGCGACCAAAACGTGTAAGAACCAAGCGATCAATCCAGCGAGAGAAATAAGGACTGATATTGATCAGATCCGCGATACCCATCTTCGCCGCCATCACCTCTGCCCCAGCAACATGATAGTGCTCGGTAGAAATGAAAGAGAGTTGCTCTTTAGAACCGTCAAGTAATACCTCAGGTAATTTCTCGAGCAGACCTTTGGGTACCTGTAAATGTGGTGAGCTGACTCCCAAGTGCTCGGCAGCTAGATGAACTAGGCTATGAAATTTCGGTGTCGCAGGATCAAGCAGCATATACTCCTGAGCAATGGTCTCAGGATAAGACATCGTTTGGATCAGAAAGCTCACGATATACTGCATATTGCACAGCGGCAGGAATGTGTCACGACCACCTGGCAATGCCAGCAGACGTCCCTGATATAGCTTATCAATCATGTCGGCGACACCTATATACTGCATATCACCATAAGTATAAAAACCATCAATGACTGTCGCTGGATTTATTGCAGTCCATGGCACATTTAAACGCTTACAGGCCTCAATGAAAGCTTGATAACCCAAAATTTTCGAAGCCTCATAGCCACCATGTTTGCAATACAACTCATCAGCCGACTCTTGCGGTGGAGCAGCCACACGGTATCCGCCAATCCAGATAAATCGCTCAAGCTGCTTCAATGTTGCAGCCCATTCAATTAAGGCAAGTCCTGATTTAATGTTCGTACGTTCTGCTTCAGCTTTACTAATGCCCCAATTAAATGATGCAGCAAGATGATAGACAACATGAATCTTTGCCTGAGCATCCGCTAGCAGAGAGTCCAGCTTAAAATCACGGCTTAAATCATATTCAACAAACGAAATAGAGGGATCAACTAACCCTTGCGTTGCAATGAAACCTAACAGCTTATCTTTCTTGGTTGCGGCATTACGCAGCGCAGCAATCACCTGATGACCTTCGCGCAGAAGTTCAACGATCAGTCTGCTGCCAATAAAACCTGCTGCACCTGTTACTAATATGGTCTTCCGTGAAAAATTATCTTTTTTTGCGTTATTTAAATTATCCATAAATCACCTTATTAGGGACTGGGGACTCCAGCATTGTTTTGGAGCGAATTATCTTAAAAATTATATCGAATCTGGGCATACACCAGACTGTTATCTCTAAATTGTCCTAACACCGTATCATTTTTACCCCAGAAGCGATCTCCACCTGCA is a genomic window containing:
- a CDS encoding alpha/beta fold hydrolase, with translation MDNLNNAKKDNFSRKTILVTGAAGFIGSRLIVELLREGHQVIAALRNAATKKDKLLGFIATQGLVDPSISFVEYDLSRDFKLDSLLADAQAKIHVVYHLAASFNWGISKAEAERTNIKSGLALIEWAATLKQLERFIWIGGYRVAAPPQESADELYCKHGGYEASKILGYQAFIEACKRLNVPWTAINPATVIDGFYTYGDMQYIGVADMIDKLYQGRLLALPGGRDTFLPLCNMQYIVSFLIQTMSYPETIAQEYMLLDPATPKFHSLVHLAAEHLGVSSPHLQVPKGLLEKLPEVLLDGSKEQLSFISTEHYHVAGAEVMAAKMGIADLINISPYFSRWIDRLVLTRFGRMQVPTPSGFGYQNRYWTEIYTKQPVKSEKSSALFLHGIPFDSACWSPIINKITYDQVAMMDLPGLGRSGSYEVVEDNNRQFIDAAAKLLAPNSVVISHSLGCLFALNLAKKYPDKVARLILISPYFVQAQAAKMFQIKTISNLIFRFVPKDMIAKDLHPDGQQNPSVGYAMDSLRRLSVAKHISEYMHRINLPEQRATQATLLDELRSKIEIIVGENDPMVTTINPDIPVHIIAGAGHNPHVTHVDAVSDYLAPVLTKYISTTAS